A single genomic interval of Chitinophaga sp. 180180018-3 harbors:
- a CDS encoding bifunctional YncE family protein/alkaline phosphatase family protein: protein MNIKRVTYFFLTIILTGSQAWGQQKRDTHQPATILVVPGQNQYCIIDTAGKSVLPSGRFITPVGETIRITNDPFGMALSPDGKKIVTLHDDVFTIIDVPTMKHTRVPSYDRSIPSTLADGSFLGVAFAPDSKTIYLSGGDNGSIIVYDIEHFKRIDSISLNGPVNGVEYDDSFTSDLVYNEKGNELLVLDKGNFRMVRIDASTHKIKSMVNAGRLPFGIALSPDKQTAFIANVGAYEYPLIKGLTKKNYDSLLIPYHPYGDNTPESINGTIIDGKEIPGVGSRQSSEAMSVFTIDLKTNKVIDKFKTGHQIGHFIDDIEVVGGASPNSIATGSRYSYVTNATNDNISIIDYKKRKLVGHIPITTDKRIDKYRGLLPFGITLSKDEKTLYVALLGFNAVAVIDVPTRTTKGLIPTGWGPARVLLSNDEQELYVSSCRGYGAGPNGGKHFVRPVQGVYIGDIQLATFQKIKNPSPDILQQYTKQVISNTFQEIPANLKEKNPLPPYPKAYESPIKHIVYITKENRTYDEVFGQLSQAKGDATLARYGVGVNVITKTDTILNADIMPNHHKSAKQFSFSDNFYCDSDASIHGHHWMMGVIPNEWVETNSNAGKTAKYFSKAPGRRFPGSTGSMDPEDYAEIGGLWEALDRNNISFYNFGQGNETAHVREAWRDTATGAAHGVMVPMQKALWPRTSHDYAGFNTNIPDQFRMEQFERNFTEKWLTGKEKMPQLLTVMIPNDHGAGTRPEHGYPYVHSYMADNDLAVGRILHFLSRTPYWKNMLVIITEDDPQGGVDHVDAHRSVLMMAGPYVKRNYVSNTHANFGAILKVIYNVLGIPYVNQYDVTASLLQDFFTEQPDYTPYTLTFPDKRIFDAQKAMERYDRSIDWRKIEKGPEMDNEREQREEHYKQK from the coding sequence ATGAATATAAAAAGAGTCACCTATTTTTTCTTAACTATTATTTTGACTGGTTCCCAGGCCTGGGGCCAGCAGAAGCGTGATACTCACCAACCGGCTACTATCCTTGTTGTTCCGGGGCAAAATCAGTACTGCATTATTGATACTGCCGGGAAATCTGTATTGCCAAGTGGCAGATTTATAACACCTGTCGGTGAAACCATACGCATTACAAATGATCCGTTTGGCATGGCACTTTCCCCGGACGGGAAAAAGATAGTGACGCTGCATGATGACGTGTTCACCATTATAGATGTGCCAACAATGAAGCATACCAGGGTACCTTCTTACGATCGAAGTATTCCATCAACGCTGGCAGATGGATCGTTTCTGGGTGTGGCATTTGCGCCAGATTCAAAGACTATCTATTTAAGCGGTGGAGATAACGGATCTATCATTGTTTATGATATTGAGCATTTTAAACGTATAGATTCTATCTCGCTGAATGGCCCTGTTAATGGCGTTGAGTATGACGACAGCTTTACTTCCGATTTGGTGTATAATGAAAAAGGAAACGAGTTACTGGTGTTAGACAAAGGTAATTTCAGAATGGTGAGGATCGATGCCAGCACTCATAAAATCAAGAGTATGGTAAATGCCGGTCGCCTGCCTTTTGGTATTGCATTAAGTCCTGATAAACAAACAGCCTTTATAGCCAACGTAGGTGCATACGAGTACCCACTCATTAAAGGGCTTACAAAAAAGAATTATGATTCCTTATTGATCCCATATCATCCGTATGGAGATAATACACCGGAGTCTATAAACGGAACCATAATAGATGGTAAAGAAATTCCCGGTGTGGGTAGCCGTCAATCTTCCGAGGCAATGAGCGTGTTCACCATCGACCTGAAAACAAATAAAGTAATAGATAAATTCAAAACAGGCCATCAGATCGGCCATTTCATTGACGATATCGAAGTAGTAGGCGGTGCCAGCCCCAACTCTATTGCCACCGGCAGTCGCTATTCCTATGTCACCAATGCCACTAACGATAACATTTCCATCATTGATTACAAGAAAAGAAAACTCGTTGGCCATATACCCATCACTACAGACAAGCGAATTGATAAATATCGCGGTCTGCTTCCTTTTGGTATTACCCTGAGCAAAGATGAAAAAACACTGTACGTGGCCCTTTTAGGGTTTAATGCGGTAGCTGTAATTGATGTGCCAACCCGTACTACCAAAGGGTTGATCCCAACTGGCTGGGGGCCGGCAAGGGTGTTGCTCAGCAATGATGAGCAGGAGTTGTATGTAAGCAGTTGCCGGGGTTATGGAGCAGGACCAAACGGAGGAAAACATTTCGTGCGCCCTGTGCAGGGTGTTTATATTGGAGATATTCAGTTAGCGACTTTTCAGAAAATAAAAAACCCCTCGCCTGACATCTTGCAGCAATACACCAAACAAGTGATAAGTAATACATTTCAGGAAATACCAGCCAATCTGAAGGAAAAAAATCCACTACCTCCTTATCCTAAAGCCTACGAAAGCCCGATAAAACATATTGTTTACATTACAAAGGAAAACAGGACATATGATGAAGTGTTTGGGCAGCTTAGCCAGGCTAAAGGGGATGCTACTCTTGCGCGTTATGGGGTAGGCGTAAACGTTATAACGAAAACTGATACTATTCTCAATGCGGATATTATGCCGAATCACCATAAATCTGCAAAACAGTTTTCCTTTTCTGATAACTTTTATTGCGATAGTGATGCATCTATCCACGGGCATCACTGGATGATGGGAGTGATACCCAATGAGTGGGTAGAAACTAATTCGAATGCAGGCAAGACAGCTAAATATTTTTCTAAAGCTCCCGGACGCAGGTTTCCTGGAAGCACCGGTAGTATGGATCCTGAAGACTATGCAGAAATTGGCGGACTGTGGGAAGCATTAGACAGGAATAATATTTCCTTCTACAATTTCGGGCAGGGAAATGAAACAGCACACGTCAGGGAAGCCTGGCGCGATACAGCTACAGGAGCTGCACATGGTGTAATGGTTCCTATGCAGAAGGCGTTGTGGCCACGTACCAGCCATGACTATGCTGGCTTTAATACTAATATCCCCGATCAGTTCAGAATGGAACAATTTGAAAGAAATTTTACGGAGAAATGGCTGACCGGCAAAGAGAAGATGCCGCAATTGTTAACAGTGATGATACCCAATGATCATGGTGCCGGGACAAGACCAGAGCATGGTTATCCGTATGTACATTCATATATGGCTGACAACGATCTGGCAGTAGGAAGAATTTTACATTTTCTTAGCCGCACCCCTTATTGGAAAAATATGCTGGTTATTATTACCGAAGATGACCCGCAGGGTGGAGTAGATCATGTGGATGCACATCGCTCTGTACTGATGATGGCAGGCCCTTATGTAAAAAGAAACTACGTATCAAATACCCACGCAAATTTTGGTGCTATTCTCAAAGTAATCTATAACGTACTTGGTATTCCCTATGTAAATCAGTATGATGTTACAGCATCGTTATTGCAGGATTTCTTTACAGAACAACCAGACTATACGCCTTATACACTAACCTTTCCTGATAAGAGAATCTTTGATGCGCAGAAAGCTATGGAGCGTTATGACCGGAGTATTGATTGGCGCAAAATAGAAAAAGGGCCGGAGATGGATAATGAGAGGGAACAAAGAGAAGAACATTATAAGCAAAAATAG
- a CDS encoding rhomboid family intramembrane serine protease has product MNHTGTISLIILLANFIFSYKGFANRAFFERYSFEIERVLVFREYRRLITSGFLHVSWSHFLFNMISLLAFCFLLEKGLGSIQFCSIYFGSLLTGNLLSLLIHRHDSDYSSVGASGAICGVIFATIAIYPGISISIMGLLAIPGWLYGLFFVLISVYGIKSRQDNIGHDAHLGGALAGMLIALFFEPHAIWQNFTTILAISIPCLFFIYIIITRPYLLLVDNLFYRKHHNFANIDHRYNFERANKQKELDMLLEKIHTKGINSLSKAERERLEQYSQEMN; this is encoded by the coding sequence ATGAACCATACCGGAACCATCAGCCTGATTATACTCCTTGCGAACTTCATCTTTTCCTATAAAGGCTTCGCTAACCGGGCCTTCTTTGAACGGTATTCTTTTGAAATAGAACGGGTATTGGTTTTCCGGGAATACCGCCGATTGATTACTTCAGGTTTCCTCCATGTCAGCTGGAGTCATTTTCTTTTCAATATGATATCCCTGCTGGCATTCTGTTTCCTGCTGGAAAAAGGCCTGGGCAGTATACAATTCTGTAGCATTTACTTCGGCAGCCTGCTCACAGGAAATCTGTTATCGCTGCTGATCCATCGGCACGATAGCGACTACAGCTCTGTAGGAGCTTCAGGAGCCATCTGCGGGGTAATCTTTGCTACCATTGCCATATACCCTGGCATCAGCATCAGTATAATGGGGTTGCTGGCTATACCCGGCTGGCTATATGGTTTGTTCTTTGTACTGATATCTGTATATGGCATCAAATCCCGGCAGGACAATATCGGCCACGATGCACACCTGGGTGGTGCGCTCGCCGGAATGCTGATTGCGCTCTTCTTTGAACCCCACGCTATCTGGCAGAATTTCACCACTATTCTTGCTATCAGCATTCCCTGCCTGTTTTTCATCTACATTATCATTACCCGGCCTTACCTGTTACTGGTTGATAACCTCTTCTACAGGAAACATCACAACTTCGCCAATATAGATCACCGCTATAATTTTGAGCGTGCCAACAAACAGAAAGAATTAGATATGCTCCTGGAAAAAATTCACACTAAAGGAATTAACAGCTTATCTAAAGCAGAACGGGAACGCCTGGAACAATATTCACAGGAGATGAACTGA
- a CDS encoding triple tyrosine motif-containing protein, translating to MKNLWLIFLLMGCCQILAGQNTIGLPQIINYNKSDYQAGTQTWDIKQDSRGMMYFANNEGMLTYDGSHWKIYPLPNRTIVRALALDDHDKVYAGGQGELGFFSPDANGNLVYTSLKTLVPEAHNKFADIWKIEIYKESVFFQATDRIFEYRNNSIKVYPNEWMYMKLAGNKLYAQDKQNGLLLFRNNEWVPVNTGLKLNNMLITGMAEIGHDSLMINTQTSGAFLLKDGLVTARQSPFTGGSVNTSARINAGEMVLATSAEGCMVVDFNGKVVQKISRAEGLQNNDVIALYLDRNRNLWAGLNNGISFIAYNAAIKYITPSKSNELPGNSTRIYNNELYVATSDGAWYVPLSSTTGDLSFCKGEFTRVKNTRAEIWRMDVVNNQLLFGQHTGAAVLENHSSVPLFSETGAWLYKPMAAVFPASEVLVGTYTGIRKLEFAQHTFHDKGRLEGVNESLRFLEIDNNNVIWASHPYRGIYRFELSADGSKLSSHLYADSAGLPSALSNYVFRVKNRVVFATSKGIYEFDAASRRFVPSAFLAPVFGNMEIRYLNEDADGNIWFCSGKSAGVVNFHRPSGNKPFTITWIPELTGKILLGFENIYPYNRENIFIGSEKGTIHLNYEKYTANKQTVTVLLGQVKAFGRPDSIIFGGYFHQRNATGYLQSAEEIISLPDSYNSFHFEYSSPAYGLQNTIEYSYQLEGYDSRWSAWSSKSEKEYTNLPAGRYTFRIKAHDNLGHESDAVAYAFTVRPPWYKTIWSYILYVLLFLGILYLLNRWQQRVLRIQQRRFEEEQQRLKYIHQLELEKNEKEIIKLQNEKLASEIHFKNNELADASMHLVERGDALGKVKEILASIYKKNGNNPEIKNALLLLNDAEKNSDNWDQFAAHFDELNNNFLRKLKSRYPALTNTDLKLCAYLQLKLSTKEIAQLMAISVRGVEIKRYRLRKKLNLPTEKSMTEFLNEISL from the coding sequence ATGAAAAATTTGTGGCTGATCTTTTTACTGATGGGATGCTGTCAGATCCTGGCCGGGCAAAACACTATCGGCTTGCCCCAGATCATCAATTATAATAAAAGTGACTACCAGGCTGGCACCCAAACATGGGATATTAAGCAGGATAGCCGGGGGATGATGTATTTCGCCAACAACGAAGGGATGCTTACTTACGATGGTAGTCATTGGAAGATATACCCACTGCCTAACCGTACTATTGTACGCGCACTGGCCCTTGATGATCATGATAAGGTATATGCCGGTGGACAGGGAGAACTGGGATTTTTCTCCCCGGACGCTAATGGTAACCTCGTTTATACTTCCCTGAAAACACTGGTGCCTGAAGCCCATAATAAGTTTGCTGATATCTGGAAGATAGAAATATACAAAGAGTCTGTCTTCTTTCAGGCTACCGACAGGATCTTCGAATATCGCAACAACAGCATCAAGGTATATCCCAATGAATGGATGTACATGAAACTCGCCGGGAATAAACTGTATGCACAGGACAAGCAGAATGGCTTGCTACTTTTCCGGAATAACGAATGGGTACCGGTGAATACAGGACTGAAGCTGAATAATATGCTGATTACTGGTATGGCAGAAATCGGGCACGACAGCCTCATGATTAATACCCAAACCAGCGGTGCTTTCCTGTTGAAAGACGGACTGGTAACAGCCCGGCAATCGCCCTTCACCGGCGGTAGTGTGAATACTTCCGCCCGTATTAACGCTGGTGAAATGGTATTGGCTACCTCGGCGGAAGGCTGTATGGTGGTTGATTTCAATGGTAAAGTGGTGCAGAAGATATCACGTGCAGAGGGACTGCAGAATAACGATGTGATTGCATTGTACCTCGACAGGAACAGGAACCTGTGGGCAGGACTCAATAACGGTATCAGCTTTATCGCCTACAACGCCGCGATTAAATATATTACTCCCAGTAAAAGTAATGAGTTGCCTGGCAACTCTACCCGCATTTATAATAACGAATTGTATGTTGCCACCTCTGATGGGGCCTGGTATGTGCCCCTGAGCAGTACTACCGGCGATCTGAGTTTTTGTAAGGGAGAATTCACCCGCGTGAAGAACACCCGCGCGGAAATCTGGAGGATGGATGTGGTGAACAATCAGCTGTTGTTTGGACAACATACCGGCGCTGCCGTTTTAGAAAACCACAGCAGCGTACCATTGTTTTCGGAAACGGGCGCCTGGCTATATAAGCCAATGGCCGCAGTGTTTCCGGCCAGCGAAGTGCTGGTGGGTACTTATACCGGCATCCGTAAGCTGGAATTTGCGCAGCATACATTCCACGATAAAGGCCGGTTGGAAGGAGTGAATGAATCGTTGCGGTTTCTCGAAATCGATAACAACAATGTGATCTGGGCATCTCACCCTTACCGTGGCATATACCGGTTCGAGCTCTCTGCCGACGGCAGCAAACTGAGTTCCCATCTGTATGCCGACAGTGCAGGGCTGCCATCTGCTTTGAGCAACTATGTTTTCAGGGTGAAGAACCGGGTAGTATTTGCCACCAGTAAAGGGATATATGAATTTGATGCTGCCAGCCGCCGTTTCGTTCCTTCCGCTTTTCTTGCACCGGTTTTCGGAAATATGGAGATCCGTTATCTGAATGAAGATGCCGATGGGAATATTTGGTTCTGTAGCGGAAAATCTGCCGGGGTCGTAAATTTCCATCGGCCCTCTGGCAATAAGCCATTTACCATTACCTGGATTCCTGAGCTTACAGGCAAGATATTACTTGGCTTCGAGAACATCTATCCCTATAACAGAGAAAATATTTTCATTGGCTCAGAAAAGGGAACCATTCATCTGAATTATGAAAAATATACCGCCAATAAGCAAACAGTGACGGTATTACTCGGTCAGGTAAAGGCTTTCGGCCGGCCCGACAGCATTATTTTCGGCGGCTACTTCCACCAGCGTAACGCCACAGGATACCTGCAAAGTGCAGAAGAAATTATTTCACTGCCCGATAGTTATAACTCTTTTCATTTTGAATATAGCTCTCCCGCTTACGGCTTGCAGAATACTATTGAGTACAGTTACCAGTTAGAAGGATACGACAGCCGCTGGTCGGCCTGGTCATCCAAATCTGAAAAAGAATATACTAACCTCCCCGCCGGACGGTATACATTCAGAATAAAAGCGCACGATAATCTTGGCCATGAATCAGATGCGGTGGCTTATGCATTTACAGTAAGACCGCCCTGGTATAAAACCATCTGGTCTTATATTCTCTACGTACTGCTCTTCCTCGGAATACTATATCTGCTAAACCGATGGCAGCAGCGGGTATTGCGTATACAACAACGCCGCTTCGAAGAAGAGCAGCAACGCCTGAAATATATTCATCAGCTGGAACTGGAGAAAAATGAAAAGGAAATCATCAAGCTGCAGAATGAAAAACTCGCCAGCGAAATTCATTTCAAAAACAATGAACTCGCTGATGCGTCTATGCATCTGGTAGAACGCGGCGATGCCCTGGGCAAAGTAAAAGAAATACTGGCCTCCATCTACAAAAAAAATGGCAATAATCCGGAAATAAAAAATGCATTGCTCCTGCTTAACGATGCAGAGAAAAACAGCGATAACTGGGACCAGTTTGCCGCGCATTTCGACGAGCTCAATAACAACTTTCTCCGGAAACTGAAAAGCCGGTATCCCGCGTTGACCAATACAGATCTGAAGCTTTGCGCCTATCTGCAGTTGAAGTTATCCACAAAAGAAATCGCTCAGCTGATGGCCATTTCCGTACGGGGCGTAGAAATCAAGCGTTACCGGCTACGCAAGAAACTAAACCTGCCCACAGAGAAATCCATGACCGAATTTTTAAACGAGATTAGTCTTTAG
- a CDS encoding DoxX-like family protein has translation MLKFFIALVWLINGLYCKLLNGVPRHELIVARILGPESAPLLTRIIGFLEILMAVWIISGIRSRWCAVLQILLVAVMNVIEFIWAPDLLLFGRINIIVAAAFISLIYWNEYRNS, from the coding sequence ATGTTGAAATTTTTCATCGCCCTGGTTTGGCTGATAAACGGCTTATATTGTAAATTGTTGAACGGAGTACCGCGGCATGAATTGATAGTAGCGCGTATACTTGGGCCGGAATCGGCGCCATTGTTAACCCGGATCATTGGCTTTCTGGAAATTTTAATGGCGGTATGGATAATATCCGGTATACGATCGCGTTGGTGCGCAGTGCTGCAAATATTGCTGGTGGCTGTTATGAATGTGATCGAATTTATATGGGCGCCGGACCTGTTATTGTTTGGCAGGATTAATATCATTGTGGCAGCGGCGTTTATTAGTCTGATTTATTGGAATGAATACAGGAATTCGTAA
- a CDS encoding DUF2071 domain-containing protein, translating into MLTFLKNHPFAVEAFFESSLVLTYALPVDVLRPLVPPQLEPDTFMDQAFLAVAIVQTRNLRPKGFPAFMGNDFVLTGYRIFVRYTNSDGRRLRGLYILRSETDKKKMAVLGNIFTHYNYQTTDIRVTEDGNTLQVLSKQSDLDISVNMANPDAALPAGSPFASWKEARRFAGPLPFTFTCDPGSRKVLIIEGVRENWTPHPVEVIGSKAGFLNRPEWKQAKLANAFIIRNIPYYWKKGKVDIWKQ; encoded by the coding sequence ATGCTGACCTTTCTGAAAAATCATCCTTTTGCTGTGGAGGCTTTCTTTGAAAGTTCGCTGGTGCTTACCTATGCGCTGCCGGTTGACGTGTTGAGACCATTGGTGCCGCCACAGCTGGAGCCGGATACTTTTATGGACCAGGCTTTCCTGGCAGTGGCAATAGTGCAGACAAGAAACCTGCGACCAAAGGGTTTTCCGGCTTTTATGGGAAATGATTTTGTGTTGACGGGATACCGGATATTTGTTCGTTATACAAACAGCGATGGCCGGCGCCTGAGAGGATTGTACATACTCCGGTCGGAAACAGATAAAAAGAAAATGGCCGTGCTGGGTAATATTTTTACACATTATAATTATCAGACCACAGATATCAGGGTAACGGAAGATGGGAATACGCTGCAGGTGTTATCGAAGCAATCAGATCTGGATATCTCTGTAAATATGGCTAACCCTGATGCAGCATTACCGGCAGGTTCTCCCTTTGCCAGCTGGAAAGAGGCACGGCGTTTCGCAGGCCCCCTGCCGTTTACCTTTACCTGTGATCCCGGATCCCGTAAAGTATTAATCATTGAAGGCGTACGTGAAAACTGGACACCCCATCCGGTAGAAGTGATCGGCAGTAAGGCCGGGTTCCTGAACAGACCGGAGTGGAAGCAGGCAAAGCTGGCAAATGCATTTATCATCCGGAATATTCCTTATTATTGGAAAAAAGGGAAAGTGGACATATGGAAGCAATGA
- a CDS encoding methyltransferase — protein MEAMNRKPFQGIWNIIRFNWHFYVIALLLLAAGVCFRQYFPVLLLLWLLIVSLLLSLTVSWYIYDASGLYDLQWLDIPENGARLLMVNINAGFDETSHLLAGKYPDARWKVFDFYDPEKHTEVSIRRARKAYAAYPGTQQMRTDGIPLDTASADVIFLLLAAHEIRDHGERSGFFTELARGLHEQGKIIVLEHLRDTRNFIAYNIGFLHFFSREQWQQTFEASGLRVTAEQKITPFLSAFILQKNGTAY, from the coding sequence ATGGAAGCAATGAACAGGAAACCATTTCAGGGAATCTGGAATATCATTCGTTTTAACTGGCACTTCTATGTGATAGCGTTGTTGTTGCTGGCAGCAGGTGTCTGTTTCCGGCAGTACTTTCCTGTACTTTTGTTGTTATGGTTGCTGATAGTCAGTTTGCTGTTGTCTTTGACCGTGTCGTGGTACATATACGATGCGTCCGGGCTGTATGATCTGCAATGGCTGGATATTCCGGAAAACGGCGCCCGGTTACTCATGGTGAACATCAACGCAGGGTTCGACGAAACCAGTCATTTACTGGCCGGAAAATACCCGGATGCCAGGTGGAAGGTGTTCGATTTTTATGATCCGGAAAAACATACGGAAGTATCCATCAGGCGGGCCAGAAAAGCTTATGCAGCTTATCCCGGCACGCAGCAGATGCGTACGGATGGAATTCCACTCGATACAGCATCTGCAGATGTGATATTCCTGTTGCTGGCCGCTCATGAGATCCGGGATCACGGGGAACGGTCCGGTTTTTTCACTGAATTAGCCCGCGGGCTGCATGAACAGGGGAAAATAATAGTGCTGGAGCACTTGAGAGATACCCGGAATTTTATCGCATATAATATCGGTTTTCTGCATTTCTTCTCCCGTGAACAATGGCAGCAGACCTTTGAGGCTTCAGGTCTCAGGGTAACAGCAGAACAGAAAATAACCCCTTTTTTATCGGCCTTTATATTACAAAAAAATGGAACTGCATATTAA
- a CDS encoding RNA polymerase sigma-70 factor yields the protein MLHANEIRELQRRICLYDDEVAYRDLFIHLYKPLLKFAVSFVKLPEVAEEVVSDVFISFWERRQQLEKVENLQVYLYVAVKNTALKYLLKQQKQASITIDDLAVELESPLQNPEQLLLTAEMLSRVEAAIEGLPPRCKIIFKLIREDKLRYKEIAEILNISVKTIDNQLAVAIARIGRALNIQLKKTPR from the coding sequence ATGCTCCACGCTAATGAGATCAGAGAATTGCAGCGTCGTATATGCTTATACGATGATGAGGTGGCCTACAGGGATTTATTTATTCATCTGTACAAACCCCTCCTGAAGTTTGCTGTCTCCTTTGTGAAACTACCGGAAGTCGCAGAAGAAGTGGTGTCTGACGTGTTTATCAGCTTCTGGGAGCGCCGGCAGCAGCTGGAGAAAGTGGAGAATCTCCAGGTGTATCTCTATGTAGCCGTAAAAAATACCGCGCTCAAATATCTGCTAAAACAACAAAAACAAGCTTCCATTACCATCGACGATCTGGCGGTAGAGCTGGAAAGTCCTCTCCAGAATCCTGAACAGTTATTGCTGACCGCTGAAATGCTCTCTCGTGTGGAAGCAGCCATCGAAGGCCTGCCACCCCGATGCAAAATAATTTTTAAGTTGATCAGAGAAGATAAACTCCGGTATAAAGAGATTGCGGAAATTCTGAATATTTCCGTTAAAACCATTGATAATCAGCTGGCTGTGGCCATTGCCAGGATCGGAAGAGCGCTGAATATCCAATTGAAAAAAACGCCCCGCTGA